From the Pectobacterium carotovorum genome, one window contains:
- a CDS encoding VirB3 family type IV secretion system protein, translated as MATLNKALTRPAAIAGIPLVPFVMVSGAIVLLAVYVSYYLILLLIPAWLEMKAKARTDIHYFGLLWLAFKTRGRFGTNKHFGANALLAKRYDAVDVSEFIEKMKLNERVTLDKYIPYSSHIHPHVIRNRQGDLVASWELEGTVFECEDEHHLTLMATHLNNVIRAYEGLPVTFYLHRIREKYHDVFDANSGIPFSDEVTRLYYQPINEKPFWRHRLFFTLCYAPFSPLEKKAMKAQPSGKRKAALDDALKVMLEYREALASALSRYTATPLGMYEDNGRVYSAQLSFYHRLLTGQWQKVAVTRAAFYETLSTPDVFFTTDTAECQTVGGSRFFRSLEIKDYSPETATGLLDALLYAESEYVLTQSFTCMARDEAQKHIRLAEKRLNSADDDAISQREELIVLRDLLQSGHVSCGKYHFSLLVSSDSADQVVKDTNALAQPFADLGIMTTLSTLSLPAAYLAQLPGIYTLRPRLVAVSSQNFADLASLHNFHPHKRNGNPWGDAIAILKSPGGGGYYLNLHDSQSGRDDFNEKTPGNTAIIGKTGSGKTMLMTMMQQLMQKYRNPATFSASATIQRFTTVYFDKDRAAEMAIRQMGGRYFRIRTGVPTGFNPFALAPTRRNISFIKRLVRMLCGRNGKPLDPRDEERISAAIDTIMLDYPPEYRKFGITRLLEVLPEPPTTDARINGLRIRLKQWAQGGEFGWVFDNEEDTFNISNIDNVGIDGTEFLDDDDIRGPITFYLLYRVTGLLDGRRLVMFMDEFWKWLADVEFSRFSLNMLKVIRKLNGIFVPATQSPDEIVKHPIAPAIIEQCSTQIFLANPKASRADYVEKMKVPESMYDIVRNLDPGERSMVVLKTPLRAGETRPFVAMAKMDLAGLGKLTKMLSGSEDNLKLFDTLYQEGMQPDDWKAAFLEQAL; from the coding sequence ATGGCTACGCTGAACAAAGCACTGACGCGGCCTGCCGCCATAGCTGGCATTCCCCTCGTGCCGTTCGTGATGGTCAGCGGGGCCATCGTCCTGCTGGCGGTCTATGTCAGCTATTACCTGATATTACTGCTTATTCCCGCCTGGCTGGAGATGAAGGCAAAGGCCAGGACCGATATTCACTATTTCGGGCTGCTCTGGCTGGCCTTTAAAACCCGTGGCCGGTTTGGCACCAATAAACATTTTGGTGCCAACGCCCTGCTGGCAAAGCGCTATGACGCTGTCGACGTCTCGGAGTTTATTGAAAAAATGAAATTAAACGAGCGCGTTACGCTGGATAAATATATTCCGTATTCCTCCCATATTCATCCGCACGTCATCAGAAACCGCCAGGGTGATTTGGTTGCCAGCTGGGAACTGGAGGGCACCGTTTTTGAATGCGAGGATGAACATCACCTGACGTTAATGGCGACGCATCTCAATAACGTTATTCGTGCGTATGAAGGCCTGCCGGTTACCTTTTATCTTCACCGTATCCGGGAAAAGTACCACGATGTCTTTGACGCGAATTCAGGCATTCCCTTTTCTGATGAAGTGACCCGGCTGTATTACCAGCCGATCAACGAAAAACCGTTCTGGCGGCACCGGCTGTTTTTCACCCTCTGCTACGCGCCCTTCTCTCCGCTGGAGAAAAAGGCCATGAAGGCGCAGCCGTCCGGTAAACGCAAAGCGGCGCTGGATGATGCTCTGAAAGTGATGCTGGAATACCGGGAGGCACTGGCTTCCGCGCTGTCCCGCTATACGGCGACGCCGCTGGGGATGTATGAAGACAACGGGCGGGTGTATTCCGCCCAGTTGTCCTTTTATCACCGTCTGCTCACCGGCCAGTGGCAAAAGGTGGCGGTCACGCGTGCGGCGTTTTATGAAACATTAAGCACGCCGGATGTCTTTTTTACCACCGACACCGCCGAGTGCCAGACCGTCGGCGGCTCCCGTTTTTTCCGCAGTCTGGAAATCAAAGATTATTCGCCGGAGACCGCGACCGGCCTGCTGGACGCGCTGCTGTATGCCGAAAGCGAGTATGTGCTGACGCAGTCCTTCACCTGCATGGCCCGCGATGAGGCGCAGAAGCATATCCGTCTGGCGGAAAAGCGCCTGAATTCGGCGGATGACGACGCCATTTCGCAGCGCGAAGAGCTGATTGTGTTGCGTGACCTGCTCCAGTCCGGGCATGTCTCCTGCGGAAAATACCACTTTTCCCTGCTCGTATCCTCAGACAGCGCCGACCAGGTGGTCAAGGACACCAACGCGCTGGCGCAGCCTTTCGCCGACCTCGGCATCATGACGACGCTGTCTACGCTGTCGCTGCCCGCCGCGTACCTGGCGCAACTGCCGGGTATCTATACGCTGCGCCCCCGTCTGGTGGCCGTCAGCAGCCAGAACTTTGCCGACCTGGCGAGCCTGCACAATTTTCATCCTCATAAACGAAACGGCAATCCCTGGGGCGATGCCATCGCCATCCTCAAATCCCCTGGCGGTGGCGGGTATTACCTGAACCTGCACGACAGCCAGAGCGGACGGGATGACTTCAACGAAAAAACGCCGGGTAACACGGCGATTATCGGTAAAACAGGCTCCGGGAAAACGATGCTGATGACCATGATGCAGCAACTGATGCAGAAGTACCGCAATCCGGCGACCTTCTCCGCCTCAGCCACAATCCAGCGGTTCACCACGGTGTATTTTGATAAGGACCGGGCGGCGGAGATGGCAATACGCCAGATGGGCGGACGCTACTTCCGTATCCGTACCGGAGTGCCTACCGGGTTCAATCCTTTTGCGCTGGCCCCAACCCGGCGGAATATCAGCTTTATCAAACGACTGGTACGCATGCTGTGCGGCCGCAACGGCAAGCCGCTCGATCCGCGCGATGAGGAGCGGATCAGTGCCGCCATAGATACCATTATGCTCGACTACCCGCCGGAATACCGCAAGTTCGGTATCACCCGGCTGCTGGAAGTCCTGCCGGAGCCGCCAACCACCGACGCCCGCATCAACGGGCTACGTATTCGCCTTAAACAGTGGGCGCAGGGCGGCGAGTTCGGCTGGGTATTCGACAATGAGGAGGACACCTTCAACATCAGCAACATTGATAACGTGGGTATCGACGGTACGGAATTTCTCGATGATGACGATATTCGCGGCCCCATCACATTTTATCTGCTTTACCGCGTCACCGGCCTGCTGGACGGTCGCCGGCTGGTGATGTTCATGGACGAGTTCTGGAAATGGCTGGCCGATGTCGAATTTTCCCGCTTCTCGCTCAATATGCTGAAGGTGATCCGCAAGCTGAACGGCATCTTCGTCCCCGCCACGCAGTCGCCTGACGAAATCGTCAAGCACCCGATTGCCCCGGCGATTATCGAGCAGTGCAGCACGCAGATTTTTCTCGCCAACCCGAAGGCCAGCCGGGCGGATTACGTGGAAAAGATGAAAGTGCCGGAAAGCATGTACGACATCGTCAGAAACCTCGATCCGGGTGAGCGCTCTATGGTGGTCCTGAAAACGCCGTTACGCGCAGGTGAAACCCGGCCTTTTGTGGCGATGGCGAAAATGGATTTAGCGGGCCTCGGGAAACTTACCAAAATGCTGAGCGGGAGTGAAGACAACCTGAAACTGTTCGACACCCTGTATCAGGAAGGAATGCAGCCTGATGACTGGAAAGCCGCCTTCCTTGAACAAGCCCTGTAA
- a CDS encoding TrbC/VirB2 family protein, translating to MKRKQYDWPVLSSLLIASPVLAADSGFNKANETLSNTSTGLLGLAAVTITLATMWVGYKVLFDGKSLHDMRNVIIGAILIVGASGFGAYWAS from the coding sequence ATGAAACGAAAACAGTATGACTGGCCCGTCCTCTCTTCCTTGTTAATAGCAAGCCCGGTGCTGGCAGCAGACAGCGGATTTAATAAAGCCAATGAGACGCTGAGCAACACCTCTACCGGCCTGCTCGGACTGGCCGCCGTCACCATCACGCTGGCCACCATGTGGGTGGGATACAAAGTCTTGTTTGACGGCAAGAGCCTCCATGACATGCGCAACGTCATCATTGGCGCCATCCTTATCGTCGGTGCGTCAGGTTTCGGTGCCTACTGGGCGTCATAA
- a CDS encoding type IV secretion system protein has translation MRFRDSILALSLFISTQAMSAGIPVFDAVQNTESMNQWIQKLQQWQETVTHYRSELDAYKQQLATATGVRDVQAFLREAKSLKTDIDNLRQNGISLDDLLSNQSGSYSSELNSLYNKYKTFDTCNPSSSSQRYLDSCKQMILNQAVAIENTSEVENKITGTLDDISDLSDRIANAQDSKESQDLANAIAAKSVQLNALTSQWEMSVKQTEQRTVLLEQQKQKAFQQQQLTAPIADLNSL, from the coding sequence ATGCGGTTCAGAGATAGCATACTGGCATTATCGTTGTTTATTTCCACCCAGGCGATGAGCGCCGGAATACCGGTATTCGACGCCGTACAGAATACCGAATCCATGAATCAGTGGATCCAGAAACTCCAGCAATGGCAGGAAACCGTCACCCATTACAGAAGTGAACTTGATGCCTACAAGCAGCAATTAGCCACGGCAACGGGCGTGCGGGACGTTCAGGCATTTCTCCGCGAGGCCAAAAGTCTGAAAACCGATATTGATAATCTCCGTCAGAACGGTATTTCACTGGATGACCTGCTGAGCAACCAAAGCGGGTCATATTCGTCTGAACTGAATAGCTTGTATAACAAATATAAAACGTTCGATACCTGTAACCCCTCCAGCTCTTCGCAGCGCTATCTGGACAGCTGCAAACAGATGATCCTGAATCAGGCCGTAGCGATAGAAAATACGTCCGAGGTTGAAAATAAGATCACGGGCACGCTCGACGATATATCAGATTTATCAGACCGTATTGCTAATGCGCAGGATTCGAAAGAGTCACAGGACCTGGCTAACGCCATCGCGGCCAAAAGCGTACAATTGAATGCGCTGACCAGCCAGTGGGAGATGTCAGTCAAACAGACTGAACAGCGAACAGTGCTGCTGGAACAGCAAAAACAGAAGGCCTTTCAGCAACAGCAGTTAACTGCGCCCATTGCCGATCTGAACTCTCTATAG
- a CDS encoding type IV secretion system protein: MSGGIFVGMDKNIMDGLNAVLEGQSSTYGTLISVIIVSSFTLFITYRGYQTLGGKLQTPVEDVVWDVGRMLLITTFVLNRDGWLNAIIAAIEGLKDGISGDDNVWALLDTVWEKAQALGQTLFNLDTSTYVKVNGGFSEVLVWGGAIFLLLAATFVNLLAEITILLMTTTAPLFIFCLLYGFLKPMFDNWLKTIFTAILTIMFSALSVRIAINYLSKILDAATATSAESNMVTLAAQCLLAGIAAGVVVYFSAKIATALSGAAVQAVLQGAAMSGLSGLVSKSADVARPGIKAGGRLTAKGGMAAAATTGRFIAAGAGKAVNAWQKRATAIESMKRQNQQRHR; encoded by the coding sequence ATGTCCGGTGGTATTTTTGTTGGTATGGACAAAAACATCATGGATGGACTCAATGCCGTGTTAGAAGGTCAGTCTTCTACCTACGGCACCCTAATCAGTGTGATTATCGTCAGTTCCTTCACCCTATTTATTACGTATCGCGGGTATCAGACGCTTGGCGGCAAACTCCAGACACCGGTTGAAGATGTTGTCTGGGATGTGGGCCGCATGTTGCTGATCACCACCTTTGTTTTAAACCGCGATGGCTGGCTGAATGCCATCATTGCGGCCATTGAAGGGCTTAAGGACGGCATCAGTGGCGATGATAATGTCTGGGCGCTGCTCGATACGGTGTGGGAAAAGGCACAAGCGCTGGGGCAAACGCTGTTCAATTTGGACACTTCTACCTACGTTAAAGTGAATGGCGGCTTTTCCGAGGTGCTGGTCTGGGGCGGTGCAATCTTTCTGTTATTGGCTGCAACCTTTGTCAACCTGCTCGCCGAAATCACCATTCTGTTAATGACCACCACCGCCCCACTCTTTATTTTCTGCCTGCTGTACGGTTTTCTTAAACCCATGTTTGATAACTGGCTGAAAACAATATTTACCGCAATCTTAACGATCATGTTCTCTGCCCTGTCTGTCCGGATCGCCATCAACTACCTGAGTAAAATACTGGATGCCGCCACAGCAACGTCTGCTGAAAGCAATATGGTGACCCTGGCGGCGCAATGTTTGCTGGCCGGGATTGCCGCAGGCGTCGTGGTGTATTTTTCAGCGAAAATAGCCACTGCGCTGAGCGGTGCCGCCGTACAGGCCGTGTTACAGGGTGCCGCCATGAGCGGACTGAGCGGGCTGGTCAGCAAATCTGCCGACGTCGCCAGACCCGGCATAAAGGCAGGGGGCCGACTGACCGCCAAAGGTGGCATGGCAGCAGCCGCGACAACCGGCAGGTTCATTGCCGCAGGTGCGGGCAAAGCCGTGAACGCCTGGCAGAAACGTGCCACCGCCATCGAAAGCATGAAACGCCAGAATCAGCAGCGTCACCGTTAA
- a CDS encoding EexN family lipoprotein yields the protein MLKPVLTLCVMSGILVLSGCKETKSEAWYKEHPDETYKVYTQCLKDGEASDNCEFAHRAALMFAQTGKPGIREKFETLFQQEAQKRKSVTQ from the coding sequence ATGTTGAAACCCGTATTAACCTTATGCGTCATGTCAGGCATTCTCGTCTTATCCGGTTGTAAAGAGACGAAATCAGAAGCCTGGTATAAAGAACATCCCGATGAAACCTATAAAGTCTATACGCAATGCCTCAAGGATGGCGAGGCAAGCGACAACTGCGAGTTTGCGCACCGGGCAGCACTCATGTTTGCCCAGACAGGCAAACCCGGCATCAGGGAAAAATTCGAGACACTGTTTCAGCAGGAAGCCCAAAAAAGAAAATCCGTCACTCAGTAA